From the genome of Hymenobacter cellulosilyticus, one region includes:
- a CDS encoding CapA family protein: MRGFYQLLGLAVGLLLTSCGTTEPAPLRISVVGDVLLDRGVPAALQRDSSALRRTTRQLWAQSRYVIGNLECPLATGSQPVQKAFAFRGRAQDAQWLRRLGFTQLSLANNHTLDQQLPGLRATSQALQQAGIAGLGVAADSLAGCRPTLLGPDSSAAVFAYSALHLGVKGESCLCSRDFAALCERVATYKTLFPRRAVIVYLHWGTEYSAEPEPAQRQQARALIDCGAAAVVGAHPHVVQSAEFYRGRPILYSLGNFLFDQQGRGADLAVQADFDVRDGQVVATWIRPLRLRGPLPQPADAPARTALAARLLGLAKKVRLVADAPDLGWQLLPNAPATPADTTSAFMTRHLTLPATRTQPAATARLRYRARARQYQVHTRVDSRTTLLDLGFPLYRFTQGDVDNDGQPDLLVGPIKATRFDSTVRRRLFVYRLREGRWVPRWLGSQVVHRLLYFRPARRADGRTVVLTLERAPDGRYYVGRYYWQGFGLTLDRFIHQSRSLDAAYFQFI, from the coding sequence ATGCGCGGTTTTTACCAACTGCTGGGCTTGGCTGTCGGTCTGCTATTAACGAGCTGTGGCACAACCGAGCCTGCACCGTTGCGCATCAGCGTGGTGGGCGACGTGCTGCTGGACCGGGGCGTGCCGGCGGCCCTGCAGCGCGACAGTAGCGCGTTGCGCCGCACCACCCGCCAACTCTGGGCCCAGAGTCGCTACGTAATTGGTAACCTGGAATGTCCGCTGGCTACTGGTAGTCAGCCCGTGCAAAAGGCGTTTGCGTTTCGGGGGCGGGCCCAAGACGCGCAGTGGCTGCGGCGGTTGGGCTTTACGCAGCTCTCGTTGGCCAACAACCACACGCTCGACCAGCAGCTCCCGGGCCTGCGGGCTACTTCCCAGGCATTGCAGCAGGCCGGAATAGCCGGTTTGGGCGTTGCCGCCGATTCGTTGGCCGGCTGCCGTCCCACGCTGCTGGGACCCGACAGCAGCGCCGCCGTTTTTGCTTATTCTGCCCTGCACCTGGGCGTGAAGGGCGAAAGTTGCCTGTGCAGTCGGGACTTTGCGGCGCTCTGCGAACGGGTAGCCACCTACAAAACCTTGTTTCCCCGCCGGGCTGTCATCGTGTATCTGCACTGGGGCACCGAGTACAGCGCTGAGCCTGAGCCGGCCCAGCGCCAGCAGGCCCGCGCCCTTATCGACTGCGGCGCGGCGGCCGTAGTCGGCGCGCACCCGCACGTGGTGCAGTCGGCGGAGTTTTACCGCGGCCGGCCCATCTTGTACAGCCTCGGCAACTTTCTCTTCGACCAGCAGGGTAGGGGCGCCGATTTGGCCGTGCAGGCCGATTTCGACGTGCGCGACGGGCAGGTAGTCGCCACCTGGATTCGGCCGCTGCGCCTGCGCGGCCCCCTGCCGCAGCCCGCCGACGCGCCAGCCCGCACCGCACTAGCTGCTCGTTTGCTGGGTCTTGCCAAAAAAGTAAGGTTGGTTGCCGACGCGCCAGACCTGGGCTGGCAGCTGCTGCCCAACGCCCCGGCCACCCCCGCCGATACCACGTCAGCGTTTATGACGCGCCACCTGACGCTGCCCGCAACGAGGACGCAGCCGGCCGCCACTGCGCGGCTGCGCTACCGCGCCCGGGCCCGGCAGTACCAAGTGCACACAAGGGTTGATTCTCGGACCACGCTGCTGGATCTGGGCTTTCCGCTCTACCGCTTCACCCAGGGCGACGTGGACAATGACGGGCAGCCAGACCTGCTGGTGGGCCCGATAAAAGCCACGCGCTTCGACTCCACCGTGCGCCGGCGCCTGTTTGTGTACCGGCTGCGGGAAGGCCGCTGGGTGCCCCGCTGGCTGGGTTCCCAGGTAGTACACCGGCTGCTGTATTTTCGGCCGGCGCGTCGTGCGGATGGACGCACCGTTGTGCTTACCTTGGAGCGGGCTCCCGATGGCCGCTACTACGTGGGACGCTACTACTGGCAAGGATTCGGGCTAACACTCGACCGGTTTATTCATCAAAGCCGCTCTTTGGACGCGGCCTATTTTCAGTTTATCTAA
- a CDS encoding DUF3160 domain-containing protein: protein MNRNAVIGVVVAVLVAVGAGLFFWLRPAAQPVAPGPAAAPVSAVPQLTASVHDNGFGEKVHVLPAANKQLLTSYYQRPYIKEYYEEDYYREFSPESAHQAPLPTFDYNQSLAGKSYLDLLLLRNTVYARNGYCFLNVTARQYFSKQSWYRPVWSEAITDSTGRELQPADSVMQVPLNPQELAFVQRVHARETELLQQRETRQNGYAMVGFDYVTNQRDLLVTPPMRAVLNRNNFVLVPTREEQLFYIYDQNQYDFTPNFITTDLVLQLLHKYLNGILSDVEEQRLGPVVATVLSQGVGQAQQLAQGAQQPQARDAAEWAVAYYGVARALLTGAPLPASGAYTAAAAREVALCTVAEGRQSVLLQDTLFDYAVCKPRGMYTRNDTTRRYFRTVKWLNSAPVFLDSDAGVLRAVALAQALAGSTAGQRGFENLTQVLDVLVGDEDNRSLTHLLRLLKTRYPGQTLDQLSAPATLAVIRRELVAAGTDRIRVKGASAHATVAVERPKLLFTAGRYTFDGEILSRLTNVLRPKPRQDPPRPFPKGLDVFATFGNRTAQDILLTQYREASRWPAYPDTLRALQRQFAGFKNWDQNLYTKTMQLLLALNAPAPAPQQLPLFARTPAWQKRNLSTALGGWAELKHDLLLYTEQPSGAEAGGPGGGPPPPRHLSYVEPNLPFWEAALALLTQQDRSLTRLRANTAHLAGLNKEIRELITRLRDISAKEIRHERLTVEEMEKLTWIGGEVETLTFRILKTQQLPDRERHVALVADVYSFNQEVLEEAVGAVDALYVVVDIEGAPVLARGAAFSYYEFISKERLTDEEWQAQLGQQAPARPIWLQEFIVPVKQLASKEGGRFD from the coding sequence ATGAATCGTAACGCAGTAATTGGGGTCGTTGTGGCCGTGCTCGTGGCTGTGGGAGCTGGTTTATTTTTCTGGCTGCGGCCCGCTGCTCAACCCGTGGCCCCGGGCCCGGCAGCAGCCCCGGTGTCGGCTGTGCCACAGCTTACGGCTTCGGTGCACGATAATGGCTTCGGGGAGAAAGTGCACGTGCTACCCGCCGCCAATAAGCAGCTGCTGACCAGCTACTACCAGCGGCCCTACATCAAAGAGTATTACGAGGAAGATTACTACCGGGAGTTCAGCCCCGAAAGTGCCCACCAGGCCCCGCTGCCCACCTTCGACTATAACCAAAGCCTGGCCGGCAAGTCTTACCTCGACCTGCTACTGCTGCGCAACACGGTGTACGCCCGCAACGGCTACTGCTTTCTGAACGTCACGGCGCGGCAGTATTTCAGCAAGCAAAGCTGGTACCGGCCCGTGTGGAGCGAGGCCATTACCGACAGCACCGGCCGGGAACTGCAGCCCGCCGATTCGGTGATGCAGGTGCCGCTCAACCCGCAGGAACTGGCCTTTGTGCAGCGCGTGCACGCCCGCGAAACCGAGCTGCTGCAACAGCGCGAAACCCGGCAGAACGGCTACGCAATGGTGGGCTTCGACTACGTCACGAATCAGCGTGACCTGCTGGTGACGCCACCCATGCGCGCGGTGCTCAACCGCAACAACTTCGTGCTGGTGCCCACCCGCGAAGAGCAGCTTTTCTACATCTACGACCAGAACCAGTACGATTTTACCCCCAACTTTATTACCACCGACCTGGTACTGCAGCTGCTGCACAAGTACCTGAACGGCATTCTGAGCGACGTGGAAGAGCAGCGCCTGGGCCCCGTGGTGGCTACCGTGCTAAGTCAGGGCGTGGGGCAGGCCCAACAACTAGCCCAAGGCGCCCAGCAGCCCCAGGCCCGCGACGCAGCCGAGTGGGCCGTGGCCTATTACGGCGTGGCCCGGGCCCTGCTCACCGGCGCACCGCTGCCCGCCAGTGGCGCTTATACCGCTGCCGCAGCTCGGGAAGTGGCCTTGTGCACGGTGGCGGAAGGCCGTCAGTCGGTGCTGCTGCAGGATACGCTCTTCGACTATGCCGTGTGCAAGCCCCGGGGCATGTATACCCGCAACGATACCACGCGCCGCTATTTCCGGACGGTAAAATGGCTGAACTCGGCCCCCGTGTTTCTGGATTCCGACGCCGGTGTGCTGCGCGCCGTGGCCCTGGCTCAGGCGTTGGCGGGCAGCACAGCCGGGCAGCGCGGCTTTGAAAATCTGACCCAAGTGCTGGACGTGCTGGTCGGCGACGAGGACAACCGCTCATTGACTCACCTGCTGCGTCTGCTCAAAACCCGCTACCCCGGCCAGACGCTCGACCAGCTCTCGGCTCCGGCCACGCTGGCCGTCATTCGCCGGGAACTGGTGGCCGCCGGCACCGACCGAATCCGGGTGAAGGGTGCCTCGGCCCACGCGACGGTGGCGGTGGAGCGTCCCAAGCTGCTGTTTACGGCCGGCCGCTACACTTTTGATGGAGAAATACTGTCGCGCCTGACCAACGTGCTGCGGCCCAAGCCCCGGCAGGACCCGCCCCGGCCGTTTCCCAAGGGCCTCGACGTATTCGCCACCTTCGGCAACCGCACTGCCCAGGATATCCTGCTTACTCAGTACCGGGAAGCTTCCCGCTGGCCGGCTTACCCTGACACGCTGCGGGCGCTGCAGCGGCAGTTCGCGGGCTTCAAGAACTGGGACCAGAACCTGTATACCAAGACCATGCAGCTGCTGTTGGCGCTCAACGCGCCGGCCCCCGCGCCACAGCAGCTGCCGCTCTTTGCCCGCACTCCGGCCTGGCAGAAGCGCAACCTGAGCACGGCCTTGGGCGGCTGGGCCGAACTCAAGCACGACCTGCTGCTTTACACCGAGCAGCCTTCGGGCGCCGAAGCCGGCGGGCCCGGCGGGGGGCCGCCACCGCCGCGCCACCTGAGCTACGTAGAGCCCAACCTGCCGTTCTGGGAGGCAGCTCTGGCCTTGCTCACCCAACAAGACCGCAGCCTGACCCGCCTGCGCGCCAACACCGCCCACTTGGCCGGGCTCAACAAAGAAATCCGGGAGCTCATAACCCGCCTGCGCGACATCAGTGCCAAGGAAATCCGGCACGAGCGGCTAACGGTGGAGGAAATGGAAAAGCTGACCTGGATTGGCGGAGAAGTGGAAACCCTGACTTTCCGCATCCTCAAAACCCAGCAGCTGCCCGACCGGGAGCGGCACGTGGCCCTGGTAGCCGATGTGTACAGCTTTAACCAGGAAGTGCTGGAAGAAGCCGTGGGCGCCGTCGACGCCCTGTATGTGGTAGTCGACATTGAGGGCGCGCCGGTGCTGGCCCGGGGCGCGGCCTTTAGCTACTACGAGTTTATCAGCAAGGAGCGCCTCACCGACGAAGAGTGGCAGGCCCAGCTCGGGCAGCAGGCTCCGGCCCGGCCCATCTGGCTGCAGGAGTTTATTGTGCCCGTCAAACAGTTGGCCAGCAAGGAAGGCGGCCGGTTTGACTAG
- a CDS encoding DMT family transporter, with protein sequence MLKDYLRLHFIVLLWGFTAILGKLISLPPVELVFWRTLLASAGLGGLLVLRKQNWRLPPAQALRLLAVGSLVAVHWITFFLAARLSSVSVCLAGLATLALWTSLLEPLLLWRRVRAYEVGLGLLTMVGLYLVSQAELDQLLGLGVAIISAGLSALFSVLNSKLVKQHTPLKLTFYEMAGACLSIALFFPVYSRYFTQGQGLHLRLQMSGFPAPWSWVGDWFWLLLLAGVCTVYAFSSSVELMKRLSAFVINLTINLEPVYGIILAVLIFGSQEKMSTGFYLGTCIILLSVLIHPILDQWNQRRARRQHQPVPEQVVVTNP encoded by the coding sequence ATGCTCAAAGACTACCTGCGTCTGCACTTCATCGTCCTGCTGTGGGGCTTCACGGCCATTCTGGGCAAGCTGATTTCGCTGCCGCCGGTGGAGCTGGTGTTCTGGCGCACGTTGCTGGCTTCGGCGGGACTGGGCGGACTGCTTGTGCTGCGCAAGCAGAACTGGCGCTTGCCGCCGGCCCAAGCCCTGCGGCTGCTGGCCGTGGGCTCCCTGGTGGCCGTGCACTGGATTACCTTCTTCTTAGCGGCCCGGCTATCCTCGGTGAGCGTGTGTCTGGCGGGCCTGGCCACCCTGGCGCTGTGGACGTCCTTGCTGGAGCCTCTGCTGCTTTGGCGGCGGGTGCGGGCTTACGAAGTCGGGCTGGGCCTGCTCACGATGGTGGGCCTGTACCTGGTGTCGCAGGCCGAACTAGACCAGCTGCTGGGTTTGGGCGTGGCCATTATTTCGGCGGGATTATCAGCGCTTTTTAGCGTGCTCAACTCCAAGCTGGTTAAGCAGCACACGCCGCTCAAGCTCACGTTTTACGAAATGGCCGGTGCCTGCCTGAGCATTGCGCTGTTCTTTCCAGTGTACAGCCGCTATTTTACCCAGGGCCAGGGGCTGCACCTCCGTCTGCAAATGAGTGGCTTTCCGGCGCCCTGGTCGTGGGTCGGCGACTGGTTCTGGCTGCTGCTGCTGGCCGGCGTGTGCACGGTCTACGCCTTTTCCTCGTCGGTGGAATTGATGAAGCGGCTGTCGGCTTTCGTCATCAACCTGACCATCAACCTGGAGCCCGTGTACGGCATTATTCTGGCCGTGCTGATTTTTGGGTCTCAGGAAAAGATGTCGACCGGCTTTTACCTGGGCACATGCATCATTTTGCTTAGCGTGCTCATTCATCCCATCCTCGACCAGTGGAACCAGCGCCGGGCCCGGCGCCAGCATCAGCCCGTGCCGGAGCAGGTGGTTGTGACGAATCCGTAA
- a CDS encoding LptF/LptG family permease: protein MKLLDKYILLKFLTSFFFVVVVLVSVICVIDFTEKNDDFIQHNLSAGKIISEYYVNLFPYYANLLSPITVFIAVVFVTARLAARTEIVAILASGVSFQRLLVPYWMGAFVIGVITFGLIGWGIPMANKTRVAFEKKYIKNPYRYDARNIHIKIGPKAYVYMESYDNVNNVGYRFALETIEGTTLKRRMTADAITWDSTRRAWKLTPQLVRTFNGQQEKLQTIPARDTTLNLYPKDFASTWRLSETLTLPELNAYIQQKIDRGADDTQVYLSEKYERFAYPYAIFILTTIGVILSARKSRAGVGGQIALGFVLAFVFLIFVILSRNLAQVGDMSPMLAAWVPSIIFTGIGLALYRFVPQ from the coding sequence ATGAAGCTCCTCGATAAATACATACTGCTGAAATTCCTCACCTCGTTTTTCTTTGTCGTGGTGGTGCTGGTGAGCGTTATCTGCGTGATTGACTTCACGGAGAAAAACGACGACTTCATTCAGCACAACCTCTCGGCGGGCAAGATTATTTCGGAGTATTACGTCAACCTGTTTCCGTACTACGCCAACCTGCTCTCCCCCATCACGGTGTTTATTGCGGTTGTTTTCGTGACGGCCCGGCTGGCGGCGCGCACCGAGATTGTGGCTATTCTGGCCAGTGGCGTGAGTTTTCAGCGGCTGCTGGTGCCGTACTGGATGGGCGCTTTCGTCATCGGCGTCATCACCTTCGGCCTCATCGGCTGGGGCATTCCGATGGCCAACAAAACCCGAGTGGCCTTCGAGAAAAAGTACATCAAGAACCCCTACCGCTACGACGCGCGCAACATCCATATCAAGATTGGGCCCAAGGCCTACGTGTATATGGAAAGCTACGACAACGTGAACAACGTGGGCTACCGCTTCGCGCTGGAAACCATTGAGGGCACCACGCTCAAGCGCCGCATGACGGCCGACGCCATTACCTGGGACTCGACGCGCCGGGCCTGGAAGCTCACCCCGCAGCTGGTGCGCACCTTCAACGGGCAGCAGGAAAAGCTGCAGACCATTCCCGCCCGCGACACCACCCTGAACCTTTACCCCAAGGACTTTGCCAGCACCTGGCGCCTGTCCGAAACCCTGACTTTGCCCGAGCTCAACGCCTACATTCAGCAGAAGATTGACCGGGGCGCCGACGATACCCAGGTGTACCTGAGTGAGAAATACGAGCGGTTTGCCTACCCGTACGCCATTTTCATCCTGACCACCATCGGCGTAATTCTGAGTGCCCGCAAGTCGCGGGCCGGGGTGGGTGGGCAGATTGCGCTGGGCTTCGTGCTGGCCTTCGTCTTCCTGATTTTCGTGATTCTGAGCCGCAACCTGGCCCAGGTCGGGGACATGAGCCCCATGCTGGCCGCCTGGGTGCCCAGCATCATTTTCACCGGCATTGGGCTGGCCCTTTACCGCTTCGTTCCGCAATAA
- the tgt gene encoding tRNA guanosine(34) transglycosylase Tgt: protein MTFDLVAHDPQSKARAGVVHTAHGAIQTPIFMPVGTAGTVKAVQQRDLKDDIKAQIILGNTYHLYLRPGLDVLRAAGGLHKFNGWDRPILTDSGGYQVYSLSGTRKIKEEGVKFRSHIDGSQHLFSPEGVMDIQRTIGADIMMAFDECTPWPCEYDYAARSLDMTHRWLKRCIERFDSTEGHYGYDQTLFPIVQGSTFKDLRVKSAEFIAEQGREGNAIGGLSVGEPADMMYEMTELVCDILPKDKPRYLMGVGTPANILENIALGVDMFDCVMPTRNARNGMLFTTQGIMNITNKKWQMDFEPIDQELGGYVSTFYSRSYVRHLFQSQEMLGPQIASIHNLSFYLWLVQQAREQIIAGTFRDWKDKMVKQVMTRL from the coding sequence ATGACCTTCGATTTAGTAGCGCACGACCCCCAATCCAAAGCCCGCGCCGGGGTGGTACACACGGCCCACGGCGCCATTCAGACGCCCATTTTTATGCCAGTGGGCACGGCCGGCACCGTGAAGGCCGTGCAGCAGCGCGACCTGAAAGACGATATCAAAGCCCAGATTATTCTCGGCAACACTTACCACTTGTACCTACGCCCGGGCCTCGACGTGCTGCGCGCCGCTGGCGGCCTGCACAAGTTCAACGGCTGGGACCGGCCTATCCTCACCGACTCGGGCGGCTACCAGGTGTACTCGCTCAGCGGCACGCGCAAGATCAAGGAGGAAGGCGTCAAGTTCCGCTCCCACATTGATGGGAGCCAGCACCTGTTTTCGCCCGAGGGGGTGATGGACATTCAGCGCACCATCGGGGCCGACATCATGATGGCCTTCGACGAGTGCACGCCCTGGCCCTGCGAGTACGACTACGCCGCGCGCTCCCTGGACATGACACACCGCTGGCTCAAGCGCTGCATCGAGCGGTTCGACAGCACCGAGGGCCACTACGGCTACGACCAGACGCTGTTTCCCATCGTGCAGGGCTCGACGTTTAAGGATTTGCGAGTGAAGTCGGCCGAGTTTATCGCCGAGCAAGGGCGCGAGGGCAACGCCATCGGCGGCCTGAGCGTGGGCGAGCCGGCCGACATGATGTATGAGATGACCGAGCTGGTCTGCGACATTCTGCCCAAGGACAAGCCCCGCTACCTGATGGGCGTGGGCACGCCGGCCAACATCCTGGAAAACATTGCCCTGGGTGTGGACATGTTCGACTGCGTGATGCCGACCCGCAACGCCCGCAACGGCATGCTGTTTACCACGCAGGGCATCATGAACATCACCAACAAGAAGTGGCAAATGGACTTTGAGCCGATTGACCAGGAATTAGGCGGCTACGTGAGTACGTTTTATTCCCGTTCCTACGTTCGGCACTTGTTTCAGAGCCAGGAAATGCTCGGCCCGCAGATTGCCTCGATTCACAACCTGTCGTTCTACCTCTGGCTGGTGCAGCAGGCCCGGGAGCAAATCATTGCCGGCACCTTCCGCGACTGGAAAGACAAGATGGTGAAGCAGGTCATGACCCGCCTGTAA
- a CDS encoding glycosyltransferase, which produces MLVQLGYAAYYFLPFALRPETAPPAGPEADAEPVSILVCAHNELENLRRLLPLLLQQDYPAGFEIVLIDDRSGDDTYLYVQQLTQYYPNVRLVSVDKTPEGLSPKKYALTLGIKVARHPRLLFTDADCIPASNQWVRLMQRGFSRPADVVLGYSAYAEAPGFLNKLVRFETLLTGAQYLSFAWRGQPYMGVGRNLAYTQQCFRATKGFASHIRSLGGDDDLFVQDAVQQRQRVVVEAEPAAHTLSVPAETWQAWWRQKRRHLSAGRHYRLADRIRIGNFIGTNLLFYFTTLVLLFSRPDWVPLTALWGIRTSVICVAYAKLGQRLDDRLPVALLPVLDAVYFFYYLALGISLFLYRNLRWK; this is translated from the coding sequence GTGCTGGTGCAGCTGGGCTACGCGGCCTATTATTTTTTGCCCTTCGCCCTCCGGCCCGAAACTGCGCCACCCGCCGGTCCGGAGGCCGATGCCGAGCCCGTTTCGATTCTGGTCTGCGCCCACAACGAGCTGGAAAACCTGCGCCGTCTGCTTCCCTTGCTCTTGCAGCAGGATTACCCCGCTGGCTTCGAGATTGTCCTCATCGATGACCGCAGCGGCGACGACACATATCTGTACGTGCAGCAGCTCACCCAGTACTACCCCAACGTGCGTTTGGTGTCCGTCGATAAGACTCCGGAAGGCCTGTCGCCAAAAAAATATGCGCTGACCTTGGGAATAAAAGTGGCCCGTCATCCGCGTCTGCTTTTTACCGATGCCGATTGTATTCCGGCTTCTAATCAGTGGGTTCGGCTGATGCAGCGCGGCTTCTCGCGGCCGGCCGACGTCGTTCTGGGCTATTCGGCCTACGCCGAAGCGCCCGGATTTTTAAATAAACTCGTCCGTTTTGAAACCCTGCTCACCGGAGCACAGTATCTGTCCTTCGCGTGGCGGGGGCAACCCTACATGGGCGTGGGCCGAAACTTGGCGTATACGCAGCAGTGCTTTCGCGCAACCAAAGGCTTTGCTTCCCATATCCGCAGCCTCGGCGGCGACGACGACCTGTTTGTGCAGGACGCCGTGCAGCAGCGGCAGCGGGTGGTTGTTGAGGCCGAGCCAGCTGCGCACACCCTGAGTGTACCAGCCGAAACCTGGCAAGCATGGTGGCGTCAAAAACGACGGCATTTGTCGGCCGGCCGGCACTACCGGCTTGCCGATCGAATAAGAATCGGAAACTTTATTGGCACTAATCTGCTTTTTTATTTCACAACGTTGGTGCTGCTGTTTTCCCGCCCCGATTGGGTACCTTTGACGGCCTTGTGGGGTATTCGTACTTCGGTCATATGTGTTGCATATGCCAAGCTTGGCCAACGACTCGATGACCGGCTACCCGTAGCTTTGTTGCCCGTTCTCGACGCTGTTTATTTTTTTTACTATCTAGCTCTGGGAATTTCGCTGTTCCTCTACCGTAACCTCCGATGGAAGTAA
- a CDS encoding RNA polymerase sigma factor, translating to MEVNNQEIQKQFSAKAKHDFKLIRAAVEQADEKAYAELMQIYKKPVYHVVLKMVRNPDDAEDLTIEAFAKAFRNLHKFNPEYAFSTWLFRIATNNCIDFIRKNKIKTMSIDSAIKIDNGDEITIDFRDQNLNPQESAIKNQKIEIMQHVVSRLPDKYQRLVTLRYFDELSYEEIATELKAPLGTVKAQLHRARELLYDMVKNKKHII from the coding sequence ATGGAAGTAAACAATCAGGAAATTCAAAAGCAGTTTTCTGCTAAAGCCAAGCACGACTTCAAGCTGATTCGCGCCGCCGTGGAGCAGGCCGACGAAAAGGCCTACGCCGAGCTGATGCAGATCTACAAGAAGCCGGTGTACCACGTGGTGCTCAAAATGGTGCGCAACCCCGACGACGCCGAGGACCTGACCATCGAGGCTTTCGCCAAAGCTTTCCGCAACCTGCACAAGTTCAACCCGGAGTACGCCTTCAGCACCTGGCTGTTCCGAATTGCCACCAACAACTGCATTGACTTTATTCGCAAGAATAAAATCAAGACGATGTCAATTGACTCGGCCATCAAAATCGACAATGGCGACGAAATCACCATCGACTTCCGCGACCAGAACCTGAACCCGCAGGAGTCGGCCATCAAAAACCAGAAAATCGAAATCATGCAGCACGTGGTATCCCGGCTGCCCGATAAATACCAGCGTCTCGTGACGCTGCGCTACTTCGATGAGTTGAGCTACGAGGAAATTGCCACCGAGCTGAAAGCCCCGCTCGGCACCGTGAAAGCCCAATTGCACCGCGCCCGGGAGTTGCTCTATGACATGGTGAAAAACAAGAAGCACATCATCTAA
- the rsmG gene encoding 16S rRNA (guanine(527)-N(7))-methyltransferase RsmG — protein sequence MDILARYFPDLTDHQKRHFAQLETEFRSWNERLNLVARTDVDNLAERHFLHSLGIAKVVQFPAGSSVLDVGTGGGLPGLPLAILFPEVKFHLVDSIGKKIRAVQEMAHTLGLHNLTAEQTRAEQVRAKYDYVVSRAVARLATFHPWIAHRYKSQGDATTGLYYLKGGDLTEEIEESGLIAHVHNLSDYFQEEFFETKKVVFVPTTSDGR from the coding sequence ATGGATATTCTGGCCCGCTACTTTCCCGACCTTACCGACCACCAAAAGCGGCATTTTGCCCAGCTCGAAACCGAGTTTCGCAGCTGGAATGAGCGCCTCAACTTGGTAGCCCGCACCGATGTGGATAACCTCGCCGAGCGGCACTTTCTGCACTCCCTGGGCATTGCCAAAGTGGTGCAGTTTCCCGCCGGCTCTTCGGTGCTCGACGTGGGCACCGGCGGCGGCCTGCCGGGCTTGCCGCTGGCTATTCTGTTTCCCGAAGTGAAATTTCACCTCGTCGACAGCATCGGTAAGAAAATCCGGGCGGTGCAGGAAATGGCTCATACCCTGGGCCTGCACAACCTCACGGCCGAGCAAACCCGGGCCGAGCAGGTGCGCGCCAAATACGACTACGTGGTAAGCCGCGCCGTAGCCCGCCTGGCCACCTTCCACCCCTGGATTGCCCACCGCTACAAGTCCCAGGGCGATGCTACTACCGGCCTCTATTACCTGAAAGGCGGCGACCTGACCGAGGAAATCGAGGAGTCCGGCCTCATTGCCCACGTGCACAACCTCAGCGACTATTTTCAGGAGGAGTTCTTCGAAACCAAAAAAGTCGTCTTTGTCCCCACCACATCCGACGGCCGGTAG
- a CDS encoding YheT family hydrolase translates to MPTDLKSSSYQISKPENRIYLARFLKSLRAKMRQKAALLPGQIDVENLELLRDFPQFDDRFTAPMHGFKSADDYYEQSSSGRYLATIAIPTLLVNAENDPFLAPSCFPRDVAAASKFVFLETPPEGGHVGFAEGTPDGEYYSERRAVEFLMAEVPA, encoded by the coding sequence GTGCCTACGGATTTAAAATCCAGCTCCTACCAGATTTCCAAGCCCGAAAACCGGATTTACTTGGCGCGTTTCCTCAAGTCGCTGCGGGCCAAGATGCGGCAGAAGGCGGCGCTGCTGCCCGGGCAGATTGACGTGGAGAATCTGGAGCTGCTGCGGGACTTTCCCCAGTTCGACGACCGGTTTACGGCCCCGATGCACGGATTTAAGTCGGCCGATGATTACTACGAGCAATCCAGCTCGGGGCGCTACCTGGCTACCATTGCCATTCCTACGCTGCTGGTGAATGCCGAAAATGACCCCTTTCTGGCTCCCTCCTGCTTCCCACGCGACGTGGCGGCAGCCTCAAAGTTCGTGTTTCTGGAAACGCCTCCCGAAGGCGGCCATGTTGGATTCGCCGAAGGCACTCCGGATGGCGAATACTACTCTGAGCGGCGCGCCGTGGAGTTTCTGATGGCCGAAGTACCGGCCTAA
- a CDS encoding YheT family hydrolase: MFNGHVQTIVPSLWRSVPDVTYQRERVETPDGDFLDLDWSRQAAGSADTLAIVSHGLEGDAGRPYVRGMVRALKRAGLDALAWNYRSCSGEMNRLVRSYHLGDTDDLDFVIRYALATGRYRRIFLTGFSAGGNVTLKYLGENPDRVPGK, encoded by the coding sequence ATGTTCAATGGTCATGTGCAGACCATTGTACCCAGCCTGTGGCGCTCCGTTCCCGACGTGACCTACCAGCGGGAGCGGGTCGAGACGCCCGACGGCGACTTTCTGGATCTGGACTGGTCGCGCCAGGCTGCCGGCTCCGCCGATACCCTAGCTATTGTGTCGCACGGGCTGGAAGGCGACGCGGGCCGGCCCTACGTGCGCGGCATGGTGCGGGCCCTCAAGCGCGCCGGCCTCGATGCCCTGGCCTGGAACTACCGCAGCTGCAGTGGGGAAATGAACCGCCTGGTGCGCTCCTACCACCTCGGCGATACCGACGACCTCGACTTTGTTATCCGTTATGCCCTGGCTACGGGCCGCTACCGCCGCATCTTCCTGACTGGCTTCAGCGCCGGCGGCAACGTGACGCTGAAGTACCTGGGTGAAAATCCAGACCGGGTACCCGGGAAGTAG